In the genome of Leptospira sanjuanensis, one region contains:
- a CDS encoding ArsR/SmtB family transcription factor, with amino-acid sequence MQTLDSTFAALADSTRRAILMRLAKGELTVMELAKPFKMSQPAISRHLKVLEEAGLISTTIRAQERPRRLETAPLKKATDWIEKYRRMWEGRYQVLDGLLEELQTMQSKGDQ; translated from the coding sequence ATGCAAACTCTCGATTCTACTTTTGCCGCACTCGCTGATTCTACTCGCCGTGCGATACTGATGCGCCTTGCAAAAGGCGAATTAACGGTCATGGAACTCGCAAAACCCTTCAAAATGAGCCAGCCAGCCATTTCACGGCATCTCAAAGTTTTGGAGGAAGCGGGCCTAATCTCGACCACGATCCGCGCACAGGAGCGACCGCGACGACTTGAAACCGCGCCGCTCAAGAAAGCCACGGATTGGATCGAAAAGTATCGCCGGATGTGGGAGGGACGTTATCAGGTGCTCGATGGGTTACTCGAAGAATTGCAGACGATGCAATCAAAAGGAGATCAATGA